The window CGATGAAGTAGGCCGGCCACCCGTACGTCCCGGCGAGGACGCCCGTGGGCGCGCCGACGACCACGCGGGTGACCGCCATCAGGCTGGTCAGCAGCGCGTACTGCGTGGCCGTGAACCGCCGGTCGCACAGGCTCATCAGGAAAGCGGCGTACGCCGCCGTCCCCATCCCGCTGCACAGGTTCTCGATTCCGATCGCCGCCACCATCATCGGGTAGTGGTACCCCAGCTTCGCCAGCGCGTAGAAGGTCAGCGTCGACACGGACTGCAGAATCCCGAAGATCCAAAGCGACGCCTTCATCCCCTCCTTCGCCACGACGGCGCCGCCCGCCAGGGTGCCGAGGATCGTGGCGGCCATGCCGAGCCCCTTCGTAACGGCCCCGATGTCGGTCTTCGTGAACCCCAGCTCGAGAAGGAACGGCGTGGTCAGCGCGGTGGCCATCACGACGTCGAGCTTGTAGAAGACGATGAACGACAGGATCCCGACGGCGCCCGGGCGGCCGAAGAACTCGAGGAACGGCTCGACGACCGCCTCCCGCAGCGACCGTGGCCGTTTCGGCGGAAGCTCCGGCTCGGGGGAGAGCAGCGACGCGGCCATCCCGACGGCCAGCGATCCCGCCATGAGGAGGTAGACGAGCCGCCAGGGCATCCGGTCGGCGAGGATCAGCGCGACCGCTCCCGAAGTGAGCATCGCGATCCGGTAGCCGAGGATGTGCACCCCCGCCCCCGGTCCCAGCTCCTCCGGGAGGAGGATCTCCGTGCGGTAGGCGTCCACGACGATGTCCTGGCTTGCAGAGCAGAAGGCGACGAGGAAGGCGAGCAGCGCCAGGATCCCCGGGTGCGCCTTCGGCTGGGAGAACGCCATCGCGGCGACGGCGGCGAAGAGGGCCGCCTGCGTCAACAGCATCCACCCGCGCCGCCGGCCCAGGAACGGCGGGACGAAGCGGTCCATGAGAGGGGACCACAGGAACTTGACGGCATACGGCAGCCCAACGAGCGAGAAGACGCCGATCACGGCCAGGTCGACCTTCTCCGTCGCCATCCACGCCTGGAGGGTGGTCCCGGTCAGCGCGAGCGGGATCCCGGAGGAGAATCCGAGGAGAAGGACGAAGAAGATGCGCCGGTTGGCGAACGAATCCAGGAGCGCGGACATGGGATGTATCCTATCACCGCGTCGCGGCGATTCTTGTCTGGAATCCCTTCCGGTATTACCATCAACGGATGGAGAATTTCCACGGCGTCATCTGCGCGGTCGGCGGCGGGAAGGGGGGCGTGGGCAAGAGCCTGGTCGCCGCCAACACCGCCTGCGCGCTCGCGCTCGAAGGGTACGAGGTCATCCTCCTCGACGCCGACCTCGCGGGCGCCAACGTCCACACACTCTTCGGGATCAAGCACCCGCCGCTGACGCTGAACGAGTTCGTCGGGAGGACGGTCGGGACGATCGATGACGTGCTGGTCCCGACCGCGGTGAAGAACCTGCACCTCGTCTGCGGCGCCACCGATTTCATCGACCTCGCCAACCCGGGGCACGCCCGCAAGCAGCGGATCCTTCGGGCGGTCGGCAGGCTGCCGGCCGATTACATCGTGGTCGACATCGGCGCCGGCGCCACCTTCAACAACCTCGATTTCTTCAACATGGCGGACATCGGCATCCTGGTGACCACGCCGGAGCCTACCGCCATCCTGAGCGGGTACGAGTTCCTGAAGCTGGCCGTCCGGAGGAAGCTCCTTTCGGCCTGCGCCGCGCCGGGAATCCGGGAGCCGCTGGCGGCGCTCCTCGGAGGGACGGGAACCGGGAAGGTCCGGAAGATCGGCGAGGTCGTGGAGTCGATGAAGGAGGTCGATCCGGCCGTCTCGAAGAGGATCACGGATCTGATCGGCGAGCTGAACCTCGGGCTTGTCATCAACAATACGACGGATTCCGTGGGGCGGACGGTGCACCGGGCGC of the Thermodesulfobacteriota bacterium genome contains:
- a CDS encoding AmpG family muropeptide MFS transporter, with the protein product MSALLDSFANRRIFFVLLLGFSSGIPLALTGTTLQAWMATEKVDLAVIGVFSLVGLPYAVKFLWSPLMDRFVPPFLGRRRGWMLLTQAALFAAVAAMAFSQPKAHPGILALLAFLVAFCSASQDIVVDAYRTEILLPEELGPGAGVHILGYRIAMLTSGAVALILADRMPWRLVYLLMAGSLAVGMAASLLSPEPELPPKRPRSLREAVVEPFLEFFGRPGAVGILSFIVFYKLDVVMATALTTPFLLELGFTKTDIGAVTKGLGMAATILGTLAGGAVVAKEGMKASLWIFGILQSVSTLTFYALAKLGYHYPMMVAAIGIENLCSGMGTAAYAAFLMSLCDRRFTATQYALLTSLMAVTRVVVGAPTGVLAGTYGWPAYFIVSALAAIPGLLLLLMYDRWRSPSPACGASGGR
- a CDS encoding P-loop NTPase, whose product is MENFHGVICAVGGGKGGVGKSLVAANTACALALEGYEVILLDADLAGANVHTLFGIKHPPLTLNEFVGRTVGTIDDVLVPTAVKNLHLVCGATDFIDLANPGHARKQRILRAVGRLPADYIVVDIGAGATFNNLDFFNMADIGILVTTPEPTAILSGYEFLKLAVRRKLLSACAAPGIREPLAALLGGTGTGKVRKIGEVVESMKEVDPAVSKRITDLIGELNLGLVINNTTDSVGRTVHRALAGIAMQYLQLPLPLLGCIPRSAEIERSVRTMTPVMVSGPAAAAEPYREIARRIVASGSAGGDDDAGEGRSAMPAAPHPSMPAAGSLLCLNDVAARDGRNLHVQTEDLGPGKGSVQTLVFLDGRIVFSKENRYADLGIEEASREAVGEKVRWQHQGILSGIRAGRLDRLFSGKE